One region of Trichoderma breve strain T069 chromosome 7 map unlocalized scaffold00007, whole genome shotgun sequence genomic DNA includes:
- a CDS encoding major facilitator superfamily domain-containing protein, producing the protein MASASKELGEGITTTDATMADTVETPRSGVFHKLSNSAGSTDALRFWRSKKDSSQEFSLQERDTLSSDERNPDVENGTSTEYRTYKRRWFGLIQLTLMNIMVSWGWLTYAPVVDNSAAYYNVSSSAINWLSTAFFLSFVAIFPLSIWIVNRGFKYGFMSAAVLLIVGNWIRYAGSTKKSGGIYACAMVGEILIGFAQPFVLATPAKYSDLWFTHRGRVAATALASLANPLGAALGQLINPLWVNSSRDVSQMVLYVAIISTACSVTAFFIPAKPPTPVGASSETPKMPLFPAIRTAIRSLELWLVFGTFSVYVGLFNAVSSLLNQILVPYGFTDDQAGIGGAVLIVVGLVTAAITSPILDRTKHFLLSIKIIIPIVAACFIVFIWMPETRGLAGPYVILAIIGAGCFALVPIAVEFLADLSHPISPEVTSTAAWAGGQFFGAIFVIVSDPLVAGADGNPPKNMKKFLIFQAVLAVAAAPLVLVLGWFGRKDKVVLRRLHPSQGES; encoded by the exons ATGGCAAGCGCCTCAAAGGAACTAGGCGAGGGCATCACAACCACAGATGCCACAATGGCCGACACCGTCGAAACCCCTCGCAGTGGCGTCTTCCACAAGTTGTCCAACTCGGCCGGCAGCACTGATGCCCTGCGCTTCTGGCGCTCCAAGAAAGACTCGTCGCAGGAATTCAGCCTCCAGGAACGCGATACCCTCAGCAGCGACGAGCGGAATCCTGATGTCGAGAATGGCACGTCGACCGAGTACCGCACGTATAAGCGGCGATGGTTTGGCCTCATCCAGCTCACGCTTATGAACATTATGGTGTCTTGGGGA TGGCTCACCTACGCTCCCGTCGTCGACAACTCTGCCGCCTACTACAACGTCAGCTCCTCAGCAATCAACTGGCTCAGCAccgccttcttcctctcctttgtCGCCATCTTTCCCCTGTCCATCTGGATCGTCAACCGCGGATTCAAGTACGGCTTCATGTCCGCTGCCGTGTTGCTCATCGTCGGTAACTGGATCCGTTACGCCGGCTCGACCAAGAAATCGGGTGGCATCTACGCCTGCGCAATGGTTGGTGAGATCTTGATTGGCTTCGCCCAACCGTTTGTCCTGGCCACACCCGCCAAGTACTCCGATCTTTGGTTCACCCACCGTGGGCGTGTGGCTGCGACTGCTCTGGCCAGTTTGGCAAACCCGTTGGGTGCAGCCCTTGGGCAGCTGATTAACCCTCTGTGGGTGAACTCGTCTCGCGACGTCTCTCAGATGGTGCTCTACGTCGCTATCATT TCCACTGCCTGCTCAGTTACCGCGTTCTTCATCCCCGCCAAACCACCCACCCCCGTAGGAGCCTCCTCAGAAACGCCCAAGATGCCTCTCTTCCCAGCCATCCGAACTGCCATCCGCTCCCTTGAATTGTGGCTCGTCTTTGGCACCTTTTCGGTCTACGTCGGCCTCTTCAACGCCGTGTCCAGTCTCCTCAACCAGATCCTCGTCCCATACGGCTTCACCGATGACCAAGCAGGCATTGGCGGCGCAGTCCTCATCGTCGTAGGCCTCGTTACAGCAGCCATCACGTCTCCCATCCTCGACCGCACGAAGCACTTCCTACTCTCGATCAAGATTATCATTCCAATCGTGGCCGCGtgcttcatcgtcttcatctggaTGCCCGAGACTCGCGGTCTTGCCGGCCCATAcgtcatcctcgccatcatcggaGCAGGGTGCTTTGCCCTTGTGCCCATCGCCGTCGAGTTCCTTGCCGATCTGAGTCATCCAATCAGCCCGGAAGTCACGTCCACCGCTGCTTGGGCCGGTGGTCAGTTCTTCGGTGCCATTTTCGTCATTGTCAGCGACCCTCTCGTGGCTGGAGCCGATGGCAATCCTCCCAAGAACATGAAGAAGtttctcatcttccaggCTGTCCTCGCCGTGGCTGCGGCGCCCCTGGTTCTCGTCTTGGGCTGGTTTGGGCGGAAAGACAAGGTGGTTTTACGGAGACTGCATCCCAGTCAGGGGGAATCATGA